The Arachis hypogaea cultivar Tifrunner chromosome 19, arahy.Tifrunner.gnm2.J5K5, whole genome shotgun sequence genome has a window encoding:
- the LOC112775512 gene encoding uncharacterized protein, which produces MDTKRFIQLVEEKKKKIMERKEAPLKWEQKLEAAAKAKAEAEAKERRLKAAKHKKRSGSDSDSDYDTDDEGKKTSKRSHRKHRKHSHHDSDHEKRKDKSSKRRAKRRSSESSDFSSDESESISDEERRRKKNHKKLKRQRSKSDSSDSDSSADEISKRKRHHKRHRHSKHSESDFSTDEEDSPVRRRGHGKHHRRHRRSEPGESDSSSDDAHRKRSHKRNHKHHKRSHNVELRSSDSDDPSHGRRSRSLGKYSDEDSEVERKRSRHKKPNHQPHHSHDKHQHYSDEEKNHSHQRSPKVNGDHEEGLEQTETDEKDGADRGSGAMIENNDDQIV; this is translated from the coding sequence ATGGACACCAAGCGATTCATCCAGCTGgttgaggagaagaagaagaaaattatgGAGAGAAAGGAAGCTCCTTTGAAGTGGGAGCAGAAGCTGGAAGCTGCTGCGAAGGCCAAGGCTGAAGCTGAAGCTAAAGAGAGGAGGCTGAAGGCTGCAAAACATAAGAAAAGATCAGGATCCGACAGTGACAGTGATTATGACACTGATGATGAGGGTAAGAAGACCAGTAAAAGATCTCATAGGAAGCACAGGAAGCATTCTCATCATGACTCTGACCATgagaaaaggaaagacaaaagctccAAGCGCAGGGCTAAGAGACGGTCCTCAGAATCTAGTGATTTTAGTAGTGATGAATCTGAGAGCATCTCTGACGAggagaggagaagaaagaagaatcacAAGAAGCTAAAACGTCAACGATCAAAATCAGATTCAAGTGATTCTGATTCTTCTGCTGATGAAATTAGCAAGAGGAAAAGGCATCACAAAAGGCATCGCCATTCAAAACATAGTGAATCAGACTTCTCTACTGATGAAGAAGACAGTCCAGTTCGTAGAAGAGGTCATGGAAAGCATCACAGACGACACCGACGATCAGAACCTGGTGAATCTGACTCATCAAGTGATGATGCTCATCGTAAGAGAAGCCACAAAAGGAACCATAAACATCACAAGCGATCGCATAATGTGGAGTTGAGATCATCCGATTCTGATGATCCCAGCCATGGGCGAAGAAGCAGGTCACTGGGGAAGTACTCAGACGAAGATTCTGAAGTAGAAAGAaaaagatcaagacacaagaagcCCAACCACCAACCCCATCACTCACATGACAAACATCAGCACTACTCAGATGAGGAGAAAAATCATTCCCATCAGCGCTCGCCAAAAGTAAATGGAGACCATGAAGAGGGTTTAGAGCAAACTGAAACTGATGAAAAGGATGGTGCTGATCGTGGAAGCGGAGCTATGATTGAGAATAACGATGATCAAATTGTTTGA
- the LOC112776473 gene encoding fruit protein pKIWI502: MMSFSLLHSPHSLNLNLHPHAHFSQPSPFPMSILRRLTLTLRPRLHHNRHRRTATTCAAVRQDTTLWTPAPLSEVEPAAESLFHIAVDISATPDLVESHTRAGQYLQLRVPDAPKPVFLAIASPPKLASARGAFEFLVKSVKGSTAEALCALKRGDVVELSSVMGNGFDISRIDPPEKFGTVIVFATGSGISPIRSLVESGFGAAQRSDVRLYYGARNLQRMAYQDRFKEWESSGVKIVPVLSQPDDSWSGERGYVQEAFKKVKQISNPLSTGAVLCGQKEMTEEVTSILVADGVSGEKILKNF; encoded by the exons atgATGTCATTCTCTCTCTTACACTCCCCACATTCCCTAAACCTTAACCTACACCCCCATGCGCACTTTAGCCAACCCTCTCCCTTTCCTATGTCCATCTTACGCCGCCTCACCCTAACCCTACGCCCTCGCCTCCACCACAATCGCCATCGCCGCACCGCCACCACATGCGCCGCTGTCCGCCAGGACACCACCCTCTGGACCCCGGCTCCGCTCTCTGAGGTGGAACCCGCCGCCGAGTCCCTCTTCCACATCGCCGTTGACATCTCCGCCACGCCCGATCTCGTGGAGTCACACACACGCGCCGGTCAGTACCTTCAGCTACGTGTTCCCGACGCGCCCAAGCCCGTGTTCCTTGCCATCGCATCGCCGCCGAAGCTGGCATCTGCGCGTGGCGCGTTCGAGTTCTTGGTGAAGAGCGTGAAGGGGTCCACTGCGGAGGCGCTGTGCGCGTTGAAGAGAGGGGATGTGGTGGAGCTGAGCTCGGTCATGGGAAATGGGTTTGACATCAGCCGGATCGACCCGCCGGAGAAATTCGGCACTGTCATCGTCTTTGCCACCGGTTCCGGAATTAG CCCAATTCGATCGCTTGTCGAGTCAGGATTTGGCGCTGCTCAAAGGTCTGATGTAAGGCTATATTATGGGGCAAGAAACCTTCAGAGAATGGCTTATCAG GATAGATTTAAGGAATGGGAATCTTCTGGTGTGAAGATTGTGCCTGTGTTATCTCAACCAGATGATAGTTGGAGTGGGGAGAGAGGCTATGTACAG GAGGCATTTAAAAAAGTGAAGCAAATATCAAACCCTTTATCAACTGGTGCAGTACTTTGTGGCCAGAAAGAGATGACTGAG GAAGTGACATCTATTCTCGTTGCGGATGGAGTCTCAGGTGAGAAGATATTGAAGAACTTTTGA
- the LOC112777199 gene encoding ATP synthase subunit beta, mitochondrial — MASRRIVSSLIRSSLRRGSQSNPSIAASASRLASRSRGGASPAGYILNRVAEYATSAAAAAAPSPQPPAKKESGGGGKITDEFTGKGAIGQVCQVIGAVVDVRFEEGLPPILTALEVLDHSSRLVLEVAQHLGEGVVRTIAMDGTEGVVRGWRVLNTGSPITVPVGRATLGRIINVIGEPIDEKGDLKTEHYLPIHREAPAFVEQATEQQILVTGIKVVDLLAPYQRGGKIGLFGGAGVGKTVLIMELINNVAKAHGGFSVFAGVGERTREGNDLYREMIESGVIKLGDKQSESKCALVYGQMNEPPGARARVGLTGLTVAEHFRDAEGQDVLLFVDNIFRFTQANSEVSALLGRIPSAVGYQPTLATDLGGLQERITTTKKGSITSVQAIYVPADDLTDPAPATTFAHLDATTVLSRQISELGIYPAVDPLDSTSRMLSPLILGQDHYETARGVQKVLQNYKNLQDIIAILGMDELSEDDKLTVARARKIQRFLSQPFHVAEVFTGAPGKYVELKESINSFQGVLDGKYDDLPEQSFYMVGGIEEVIAKAEKIAKESAS; from the exons ATGGCTTCACGAAGGATTGTTTCCTCTCTGATTCGATCTTCACTTCGCCGCGGATCTCAATCCAACCCTTCCATTGCCGCATCGGCTTCCAGGCTCGCCTCCCGAAGCCGCGGCGGTGCATCTCCCGCTGGATATATCCTCAACCGCGTTGCCGAGTATGCCACCTcggccgccgccgccgccgctccCTCACCACAGCCTCCCGCAAAGAAGGAATCCGGTGGTGGAGGTAAGATCACCGATGAGTTCACTGGTAAGGGTGCGATCGGTCAAGTGTGCCAGGTCATCGGTGCCGTCGTCGATGTGAGATTCGAGGAGGGTTTGCCTCCCATCCTGACTGCGCTCGAGGTGCTAGATCATTCTTCCAGACTGGTGCTGGAGGTGGCTCAGCATTTGGGTGAGGGTGTTGTCAGAACCATTGCTATGGATGGTACTGAAGGTGTTGTCAGAGGGTGGCGCGTGCTTAACACCGGATCCCCTATCACC GTTCCTGTTGGCAGGGCAACCCTTGGACGTATTATCAATGTCATTGGAGAGCCTATTGATGAGAAGGGTGATCTAA AAACTGAGCATTACTTGCCCATTCACAGAGAAGCTCCTGCTTTTGTTGAGCAAGCCACTGAGCAACAGATTCTTGTCACAGGAATCAAG GTTGTCGATCTGCTTGCACCATACCAAAGAGGAGGAAAGATTGGGTTGTTTGGTGGTGCTGGTGTGGGTAAAACTGTGCTCATTATGGAGCTCATTAACAACGTTGCCAAGGCTCATG GTGGTTTCTCTGTGTTTGCCGGTGTTGGAGAAAGAACCCGTGAGGGTAATGACTTGTACAGAGAAATGATTGAGAGTGGTGTCATCAAGCTAGGTGACAAGCAG AGTGAAAGCAAATGTGCTCTTGTGTACGGTCAAATGAATGAGCCCCCGGGTGCTCGTGCCCGTGTTGGTCTTACTGGGCTTACTGTTGCTGAGCACTTCCGTGATGCTGAAGGGCAAGATGTGCTCCTCTTTGTTGACAACATTTTCCGCTTTACTCAG GCTAACTCAGAGGTGTCTGCTTTGCTTGGACGTATCCCATCTGCTGTGGGTTACCAACCAACCTTGGCCACTGATCTTGGAGGTCTTCAAGAGCGTATTACAACCACCAAGAAGGGTTCAATTACCTCTGTCCAAGCTATTTATGTGCCTGCTGATGACTTGACAGATCCTGCTCCTGCTACCACCTTTGCTCACTTGGATGCTACAACAGTGTTATCACGACAG ATCTCCGAGCTGGGTATCTATCCCGCCGTGGACCCCTTGGATTCCACATCTCGTATGCTTTCCCCACTTATCTTGGGTCAGGATCACTACGAAACTGCTCGTGGTGTCCAGAAGGTTCTTCAAAACTACAAGAATCTTCAAGATATTATTGCTATTTTGGGAATGGACGAGCTCAGTGAAGATGATAAATTGACTGTTGCCCGTGCCCGTAAGATTCAAAGATTCTTGAGCCAGCCTTTCCATGTTGCAGAAGTATTCACGGGTGCCCCAGGCAAATATGTTGAGTTGAAggagagcattaacagcttccag GGTGTGTTGGATGGCAAATACGATGACCTGCCAGAGCAGTCATTTTACATGGTTGGCGGTATTGAAGAGGTCATTGCAAAGGCAGAGAAGATTGCTAAGGAATCAGCGTCTTAG
- the LOC112777192 gene encoding vacuolar-sorting protein BRO1 produces MAATPSSSAAGATNIMLAIFEKKTNSVDLYRPLRNYIAFNYSEREAQNLEDDLQTLKQQRADIERHSDPSLPSRRDLLQSYFRALCLVETRFPISPDPAHVNALTFVWFDAFKPKQKSSQQNIHLEKASVLFNLGAVYSQIGLSYDRNTVDGRRQASHAFIAAAGAFAYLRDNASMKASIGGSATVDISGECAGMLEKLMLAQAQECVFENSIAKGSTPGVCSKISRQVGLYYEEALAALNVAPLNTHFDKSWIAHVQLKSALFYAEACFRYGLELHEKEEIAEEIARLRSAINVLTEAKRNSKGAAAQILDAIGKLEANINRNLERAVKENDRVYLMRVPSPSSLPPLAAFSMVKPMAMSEVLDASKEKMFASLVPDSSTKALSRYTEMVDDIIRMQAEKLQQASELTRVRLKEMELPDSILALEGNFTLPTSLKEDVEAVQISGGPAGLEAELQQLRDLRRVNQELLVQTEELLQKEAREDSQFRSQFGTKWTRPQSSTLTKNLQDRLNRFAGNLKQAAESDGRIERSVRENSAFMSILDARPIESALPTLARPIMSLDQNEDAIVGSLKQSLRQLETLGAQRAGLEDMLKEMKRKDDILPKLMTSTGSHEDLFKKEIAKYDHICEEIAQNIEAQEQLLMQIQAQNDEFSALFNLEDYKASREKCYKQIEAAIAKFREIKDNINEGLKFYVTLQDAITNVKQQSNDFVMTRNIQCREMIEDVQRQVAGLSFQDKSSGAFSSSYPPVGSQNQRPSTQQTDPRPQTPYYQPPEQPPVSSYGQPLPSYGSAAHQPPPPYHIPPTSAPPYQPHQVHQQAPAEYGQPAYPGWRGPYYNAPAQQPGSVPRPPYTVPSPYPPPHQGGYYKQQ; encoded by the exons ATGGCCGCGACGCCGTCGTCCTCCGCCGCGGGAGCCACCAACATCATGCTCGCAATTTTCGAGAAGAAGACTAATTCCGTCGACCTGTACCGCCCTCTACGCAACTACATCGCATTCAACTACTCCGAGCGTGAGGCCCAGAACCTCGAAGACGATCTCCAAACCCTAAAGCAGCAACGCGCTGACATCGAGCGCCACTCCGATCCCTCCCTCCCTTCCCGCCGGGACCTTCTCCAGTCCTACTTCAGAGCCCTCTGCCTCGTTGAGACCCGATTCCCAATCTCCCCCGACCCGGCGCACGTCAACGCCCTCACCTTCGTCTGGTTCGACGCCTTCAAGCCCAAGCAGAAGTCTTCCCAGCAGAACATCCATCTCGAGAAGGCCTCCGTACTCTTCAATTTGGGAGCAGTGTACAGCCAAATTGGGCTTTCGTATGATCGCAACACCGTGGACGGCCGTCGCCAGGCCTCACATGCGTTTATAGCAGCCGCGGGGGCGTTTGCTTATTTGAGGGATAATGCGTCCATGAAAGCCTCCATTGGAGGATCCGCCACCGTGGACATCTCGGGGGAGTGCGCTGGGATGCTTGAGAAGCTGATGCTAGCTCAGGCTCAAGAGTGCGTCTTTGAGAACAGTATCGCCAAAGGAAGCACGCCAGGTGTTTGTTCCAAGATCTCTAGGCAG GTTGGGCTGTATTATGAGGAAGCTTTAGCTGCATTGAATGTTGCACCTTTAAACACACATTTTGATAAATCGTGGATAGCGCATGTCCAGCTGAAATCGGCTTTGTTCTATGCTGAAGCTTGCTTTAGGTATGGACTGGAGCtacatgaaaaagaagaaatagcagAGGAGATTGCACGACTCAGGAGTGCCATTAACGTGCTAACTGAGGCGAAGAGAAATTCAAAGGGTGCTGCAGCACAGATTCTCGATGCAATTGGCAAGTTAGAGGCCAATATTAACCGAAACTTGGAAAGGGCTGTCAAGGAGAACGACAGGGTTTACCTCATGAGAGTTCCTTCTCCCAGTTCCCTACCACCTCTTGCAGCATTTTCTATGGTGAAGCCAATGGCAATGAGTGAGGTGCTGGATGCAAGCAAAGAGAAGATGTTTGCTAGCCTTGTACCTGACAGTAGTACAAAGGCCCTCTCCAGGTATACTGAAATGGTAGATGACATTATAAGAATGCAGGCTGAGAAGCTACAGCAAGCTAGTGAGCTAACACGAGTTAGGCTCAAGGAAATGGAACTTCCGGATTCTATTCTTGCTTTGGAAGGAAATTTTACTCTTCCAACAAGTCTCAAAGAAGATGTGGAGGCTGTGCAGATCAGTGGGGGACCTGCTGGCTTGGAAGCAGAGTTACAGCAACTGAGGGACCTAAGGAGGGTGAATCAAGAATTATTGGTCCAGACTGAGGAGCTGTTGCAAAAGGAAGCAAGAGAAGATTCTCAATTTAGAAGCCAGTTTGGGACAAAATGGACTAGACCTCAATCAAGCACTTTGACAAAGAACTTGCAGGATAGGCTGAACAGGTTTGCAGGTAACTTGAAGCAAGCTGCTGAAAGTGATGGTCGAATTGAGCGTTCGGTTAGAGAAAATTCGGCATTCATGTCAATCCTTGATGCCCGCCCG ATTGAATCCGCACTTCCAACCTTGGCAAGGCCGATTATGTctttagatcaaaatgaagatGCTATTGTGGGATCTCTCAAGCAGAGCCTG AGGCAACTAGAAACTCTTGGAGCCCAAAGGGCTGGTCTTGAAGACATGCTTAAAGAGATGAAAAGAAAG GATGATATATTACCAAAGTTGATGACATCCACTGGCTCTCATGAGGATCTCTTTAAGAAGGAAATAGCAAAATATGACCATATTTGTGAAGAAATAGCTCAAAATATTGAGGCACAGGAGCAACTGTTGATGCAGATCCAG GCTCAGAATGATGAATTCTCGGCTCTCTTCAATCTTGAAGACTATAAAG CTTCGCGTGAAAAATGCTATAAGCAGATTGAAGCTGCCATAGCCAAGTTTCGAGAGATAAAAGACAACATTAATGAAGGGTTAAAATTCTATGTTACTCTGCAG GATGCGATCACAAATGTAAAGCAGCAGAGCAATGACTTCGTAATGACAAGGAACATCCAGTGCAGAGAAATGATTGAAGATGTTCAAAGACAAGTGGCTGGTCTGAGTTTCCAAGATAAAAGCTCAGGTGCTTTTAGTAGTAGCTACCCACCAGTTGGAAGCCAAAACCAAAGACCCAGTACACAACAAACAGATCCTCGTCCCCAAACACCTTATTATCAACCACCTGAGCAGCCTCCGGTTTCTTCCTACGGACAGCCCCTTCCCTCGTATGGTTCAGCAGCGCATCAGCCTCCACCTCCATACCACATTCCACCAACATCTGCCCCTCCATACCAACCCCATCAGGTTCATCAGCAGGCACCAGCAGAGTATGGCCAACCTGCATATCCTGGATGGCGTGGTCCATACTATAATGCGCCGGCTCAGCAACCTGGTTCTGTTCCCAGGCCTCCATATACTGTTCCATCTCCATACCCTCCACCTCATCAAGGTGGATACTATAAGCAGCAATAG